cacctgtctctgtctgtgtccagcTGTTGGACTCGGAGGCCCGGTCTGGGGAGCAGGTCCCTCTGCTgctgaagatgaagaggagtCAGCTGGCTCTCAGTAAAGCTGTGGAGAGCGGAGACACCGACCTGGGTGAGTGTCCCTAAGCCCCGCTCACCACCTGTTGGCCAGGTGGACGACATCACgctgatgacatcactgatgATGTCCCCTGTGTCCTCAGTGTACACGGTGGTGACGTACCTGAAGAACGAGATGAACAGAGGAGACTTCTTCATGACTCTGAGGAACCAGCCGGTCGCTCTCAGCCTCTACAGACAGGTGCTCCTCAtcacctcctgctgctcctcatcacctcctgctgctcctcatcacctcctgctgctcctgctcttcctcttccttctcaTTACCTT
The Plectropomus leopardus isolate mb unplaced genomic scaffold, YSFRI_Pleo_2.0 unplaced_scaffold30309, whole genome shotgun sequence genome window above contains:
- the LOC121938594 gene encoding vacuolar protein sorting-associated protein 16 homolog, which gives rise to MKRSQLALSKAVESGDTDLVYTVVTYLKNEMNRGDFFMTLRNQPVALSLYRQVLLITSCCSSSPPAAPHHLLLLLLFLFLLITFC